In Salvelinus namaycush isolate Seneca chromosome 12, SaNama_1.0, whole genome shotgun sequence, the DNA window tattcacaggaatgtccctgtattgatgTGTAATACTGTTATATTgtggcaaaaaaataaaataaattacgaCACCCaaattgaaataaaaaaaattataatacaaTCACAATTGCATTCTCCTTGAATCCTTCTCAAAACCAATTGGAAGAGAAAGCCaaaggtccctcccctctgaacTTCTCCTCCAATGGAAGAGGCCGTCATTTCTAGCAACGCGCTAAAATCCATAAAATGGTGCTAGCCAGCCAATCTTGTAGGTGATGGAAGATATAGTGAGTTGAGATTGGTCAATAGCCCGCGATGTCAGAGAATTTGCAAAAACTTCAGATGTGCGTTCAATTCGCTTGAACGTTTGCTACGTTGCGGAATGGTTTGTACTGAATTGACACGTTTCCCCAAAATgcgggggtgtattcattacgctgATTCTGTTGCTAAACGCTTCGTCTGTTAAGCGTTTTGTAACAGAAACCGTTTACTCCAAACAGCTCTATTTAGTTATTAAACTGAAGTTGTTgttcagtcctgtctctcctcaAAAAATAAGCAAGAAGTTGGAAGGAACCCTGTGGACTTCACATGGAAGAATTTATCATTTATGCGCAGCTTGTGCCAATAACGTCGGACTATTCAGATTGGAAAGGCAACGTGTGGAAACCATACCCACTTTAAAGAGCGTTTGAGTAAATGGTATATTTTGCGAAACTTTTGCAACAGAATttgcgtaatgaatacacccttgTTACTTCATCCGGAAACATGGAGGCTGTCGTCTGTGATGTTGTTTCACCAGAGGATCTCTTGGTAAGTTTTATTCCTCCTACATGGCTTATTTGGCGATTTGACCTAGCTGACATTGAACGTTTAATTTGGCCTTATCGGGGTATCATTTATTGGAAATATCGAGGCCAATTCAGTAGAACTAGTTACAGTAACgtaaactaacgttagctagttaacgtgaCTGTAGCTTctaactaacgttaactagccTGTCGTTGTTTGAATATTAAAGTTATGTTATACAGTGGTTCTAGATAGCATTATTCGCTAGCAAGCTAGCCATGTTTTTGGAGATAGCTAATGAATCAGATGTGAGCGACAATACGAAGCTCTAGCTAACTAAGAGAACGTGTCATAAGCTCAACCATTATTGCAATTTAATAGCCGCCATTGCATCATTCACCATCAGCCATTATTGCTGGACATTTTTTTTGCAGAAATTTGAGAAGAAGTATTCTACAGAGTTGGCTAAAGGGGATTTGACCAAAGACACAAAGTTTGAGTATGCGTGGTGTCTGATCAGGAGCAAATTCCcagatgacatcaataagggcATCGTTCTGCTGGATGGTAAAACATCAATTGGACACCGACTCATTAGCTTAGTCACAGATATGATTGTGCATATACCCGACTGTTATGATCGATGTCAATGCcaaacagatatgggaccaggctactaaCATTACACCCCCACCATTTAAACTGAAAGTGAACAGAGATGCTAATGTTTTTTTTCTGTCCCTACAGAGCTGGTTCACAAGGGTACCAAGGATGACCAGAGGGACTACTTGTTTTACCTGGCTATTGGAAACTACAAACTGAAGGTGCTGTGAATGTAGTTTTTACCCTTGCCACTGTCCTACTTGCTGTTGGGGGTCTAGGCTGGGTTACTGCAAAGCACTTGATGGGTGCATGCGATACAATTATGTCTTAATTTGACCATGTCCAGGGATTGATGTTAAAGTCTGAAAGGCACTTGCCCATCTGGCAAGTCGGGAGCGTTTTTTTGTTTCCCAAAGATTATGATCACTTGTCCGAAAATGTAAAATAGCTATTTACACTCTAAAATACATTGCCTGCCTTTTCCCCTACAGGGGAGGAATCAGAAAGATCCGTGCTGGAATTCTTTGTCTTTTGGACCAGTTTTAGACTACTAGAATTATTAGCAGTTTGGTTGTTTTTATCATCTACCCAATGGGGTAACCTCGAAGCATGTTCAGTGTACTTGCCCCAGGCAATAAGGCAACGCTTAATATCCATCCCTGATGTCACGCCACAGGAGTATGAGAGGGGCCTGAAATGCATCCGGATCCTCCTGAAGAATGAACCAGGGAACACGCAAGCTCTGGATCTGGAGAAGCTCATAGTGAAGGCCATGAGGAAAGGTGAGGTCAGGGTTAGTCTgagtaccagtctgtttgtgttatcatgccaactccttgtaAATCACTGTCATGCCAAACAATTCTATAAAGAGTTGGCAGGAAAGCAGAAACAGACATGGACACCAGGGTAGGGTAGAGTGGTCAATCAGGAGTTTACTGTAAGATGTGTGTCCCACACATCCATCGGCAATATTTGGTATTGAAGATTAATCTTCAATGTTATATGCATAGCAGTAGGTACAATTTAAGTCTACAGTCAAAACAACCATAGGTGTGTTTGAACACCTGGTGTAGTTTAACAGAAATGTTACGCTTTAAAAAAGTATGAAATTTGATAGATACTCTACGGGGATTGGCTTGCttgaatgtacagttgaagtctgaagtttacatacaccttagccaaatatatttaaactccgtttttcacaattcctgacattaaatcctagtaaaaattccctgtcttacgtcagttaggatcaccactttattttaagaatgtgaaatgtcagaataatagtagagaattatttatttcagcttttttttctttcatcacattcccagtgggtcagaacattacatacactcaattagtatttggtagcattgccttttaaattgcataacttgggtcaaacatttctggtagccttccacaagcttcgcacaataagttgggtgaattttggcccattcctcctgacagagctgttgtaactgagtcaggtttgtaggcctccttgctcgcacacgctttttcagttctgcccacatattttctataggattgaggtcagggctttgtgatggccactccaataccttgactttgttgtccttcagccattttgcaagtatgcttggggtcattgtccatttggaaggcccatttgcgaccaagctttaacttcctgaccgatgtcttgagatgttgcttcaatatatccacataactttcctaccatgatgccatctattttgtgaagtgcaccagtccctcctgcagcaaagcacccccacaacatgatgctgccaaccccgtgcttcacggttgggattttgttcttcggcttgcaagcctccccctttttcctccaaacataaagatggtcattatggccaaacagttctatttttgtttcatcagaccagagaacatttctccaaaaagtacaatctttgtccctatgtacgttgcaaaccgaagtctggcttttttatggcggtttttcagcagtggcttccttgctgagcggcctttcaggttatgttgatatagatactttttgtacccgtttcctccagcatcttcacaagatcctttgctgttgttctgggattgatttgcacttttagcaccaaagtacgttcatctctaggagacagaacgcgtctccttcctgagcggtatgacggctgcgtggtcccatggtgtttatacttgcatactattgtttgtgcagatgaacgtggaaccttcaggcttttggaaattgctcccaagaatgaaccagacctgtggaggtccacaattgtttttctgaggtcttagctgatttcttttgatttttcccataatgtcaagcaaagaggcactgagtttgaaggtaggccttgaactacatccacaggtccacctccaatttaggctaattgacataatttgagtatcagaagcttccaaagccatgacataattttctggaattttccaagctgtttaaaggcaccatcaacttagtgtatgtacacttatgacccactggaattgtgatacagtgaattataagtgaaataatctgttaacaattgttggaaaaattacttgtgttatgcacaaagtagatgtcctaaccaacttgccaaaactatagtttaagacatttgtgtggagtggttgaaaa includes these proteins:
- the LOC120057394 gene encoding mitochondrial fission 1 protein-like isoform X2; amino-acid sequence: MVYFAKLLQQNLRNEYTLVTSSGNMEAVVCDVVSPEDLLKFEKKYSTELAKGDLTKDTKFEYAWCLIRSKFPDDINKGIVLLDELVHKGTKDDQRDYLFYLAIGNYKLKEYERGLKCIRILLKNEPGNTQALDLEKLIVKAMRKE
- the LOC120057394 gene encoding mitochondrial fission 1 protein-like isoform X1 — translated: MVYFAKLLQQNLRNEYTLVTSSGNMEAVVCDVVSPEDLLKFEKKYSTELAKGDLTKDTKFEYAWCLIRSKFPDDINKGIVLLDELVHKGTKDDQRDYLFYLAIGNYKLKEYERGLKCIRILLKNEPGNTQALDLEKLIVKAMRKGAAAHCPPKTAKKSPDCPFPCSAWNIQCHILGDVWGDIRDDHSNILWKGKKRDRM